Proteins co-encoded in one Leptospira yasudae genomic window:
- the lysS gene encoding lysine--tRNA ligase → MLDAKESNELIQQRIQKIEELKKQGINPYPVRFYPDSKSKDIIERFEKTPTGPETKFKLGGRLHSKRVMGKASFAHLKDSTGIIQLYATRDDLGEASYSIFKSLDLGDIIGLEGYLFTTQKGEITLHITSVELLAKCIRPLPVVKEKDGVVYDAFADVEQRYRMRYVDLVVNDHVRDTFVTRSRIVSEIRSFLTNEGFLEVETPMMQPIAGGAAARPFVTHHNTLDMQLFLRIAPELYLKRLIVGGMDRVFELNRNFRNEGISTKHNPEFTMMEAYMAFGDMSTMLDLTERLITHLAQKICGTLKIQYGKDLIDLSPPWRRVTYVDIIKEYSGIDFSQITSLEEAKKKASELKVDVSKCNTIWKVADEVFSDKAEPNLIQPVFITDYPKELSPLAKSNPDKPDYVERFEPYVAGREIGNAFTELNDPFDQKERFEDQVKQREAGDDEAFMMDEDYIRALEYGMPPTGGLGIGIDRLVMLLTNSHSIRDTILFPLMRPE, encoded by the coding sequence ATGTTAGACGCAAAAGAATCCAACGAGCTCATTCAGCAAAGAATTCAAAAAATCGAAGAATTAAAGAAACAAGGGATCAATCCGTATCCGGTCCGTTTTTATCCGGATTCAAAATCGAAGGACATCATCGAACGATTTGAAAAAACTCCGACCGGACCCGAAACCAAATTCAAGTTAGGCGGAAGGCTTCATTCCAAACGAGTGATGGGAAAAGCGAGTTTCGCGCATCTAAAAGACAGCACGGGAATCATACAACTCTACGCGACCCGGGACGATCTCGGAGAAGCCTCTTATTCCATCTTTAAGTCGCTCGATCTCGGCGATATCATCGGACTCGAAGGATATCTTTTTACGACGCAAAAGGGAGAAATCACTCTGCACATCACTTCGGTCGAGCTTCTCGCGAAGTGCATCCGCCCTCTTCCGGTCGTAAAAGAAAAGGACGGGGTCGTATACGACGCCTTCGCCGACGTGGAACAAAGATACAGAATGCGTTACGTGGATCTCGTCGTGAACGATCACGTTCGGGATACGTTCGTTACGAGAAGCAGAATCGTTTCCGAAATCAGAAGTTTCCTTACCAACGAGGGATTTCTCGAAGTAGAAACCCCGATGATGCAGCCGATTGCGGGCGGCGCGGCGGCAAGACCGTTCGTTACGCATCATAACACGCTCGACATGCAGTTGTTTTTAAGAATCGCCCCGGAACTCTATCTCAAACGTTTGATCGTCGGCGGTATGGACCGCGTTTTCGAATTGAACCGCAACTTTCGGAACGAAGGAATTTCCACGAAACACAATCCTGAATTTACGATGATGGAAGCGTACATGGCTTTCGGGGACATGAGCACGATGCTCGATCTGACGGAGCGGCTTATCACTCATCTCGCGCAAAAAATCTGCGGAACCTTAAAGATCCAGTACGGTAAGGATCTGATCGATCTTTCTCCTCCTTGGAGAAGAGTTACATATGTGGACATCATCAAGGAATACAGCGGAATCGATTTTAGCCAAATCACCTCTTTGGAAGAAGCGAAGAAAAAAGCTTCGGAATTGAAAGTGGACGTTTCCAAGTGCAATACGATCTGGAAAGTAGCGGATGAAGTCTTTTCCGACAAGGCGGAACCGAATTTGATTCAGCCGGTGTTTATCACCGATTATCCGAAAGAACTCTCTCCTCTTGCAAAATCCAATCCGGATAAACCCGATTATGTGGAACGTTTCGAACCGTACGTAGCGGGAAGAGAAATCGGAAACGCGTTTACGGAGTTAAATGATCCGTTCGATCAAAAAGAACGATTCGAGGATCAAGTAAAACAAAGAGAAGCCGGCGACGACGAAGCGTTTATGATGGACGAGGATTATATCCGTGCGTTGGAGTATGGAATGCCTCCTACGGGCGGACTCGGAATCGGAATCGATCGTTTGGTGATGTTATTGACGAACTCCCATTCGATCCGAGATACCATTCTCTTTCCTTTGATGAGACCGGAATAA
- a CDS encoding glycosyltransferase family 2 protein, with translation MKNSRYYRDQIWITRLFLFLTILACTFASIEMVRVFWHQLLDHRPFAAIGQIAFTIIIVLLTYGNFVYQFTRLGYFKRLLLHSPPERETLEQIYAENSPALAVLVPSYKEELDIVRETLLSAALQDYPNRRVVLLIDDPPQPKRYEDFEALQKMRELPRVLQKEFNDAASPFLHARKEYLDRKRSHKFKVLKETERLVQLYENASYWFQERIDAYDDSSVKKDLPEHTRRFMKERFFQEWSNLHSERASELRELWNRGGADSERIEREYNRLSSLFSVQFSTFERKKYLNLSHLPNKAMNLNSYIDLMGKKWKEREESHGVLLEEAHGKQFSFEIPAADLLITLDADSVLLPDYILKLANVLASPSMERIAVAQTPYSSFPGAPNLLERMAGATTDIQFQIHQGFTHWRATFWVGANAMLRYKALLDIKTVTKERGYTISKYIQDNTVIEDTESSIDLLDVNWNLYNYPERLAYSATPPDFGSLLIQRRRWANGGLIILPKLLRHVFQWPWRFAKFAEAFFRVHYLGSIAAVNIGLVILMGTPLGEGIETYWIAVSSLPYFFLYGMDLVEMEYKWSDVFRVYALNLLLIPVNLAGVFMSINQAITGKQIPFSRTPKVIGRTAMPALYVIAEYSLLAQLLFGFVTNFIHRNWVYSMYNLGNAILLGYAIVKFIGLKSCWEDILLSMSKQPEIVETVAHLVEKRVAIDPEGAMIYTGESSEKDPISS, from the coding sequence TTGAAAAACAGCCGGTATTACCGGGACCAGATCTGGATTACAAGACTCTTTCTTTTTCTGACGATTCTCGCGTGTACGTTTGCGAGCATCGAGATGGTTCGCGTCTTCTGGCATCAATTGCTCGATCACAGACCCTTTGCCGCCATCGGTCAAATCGCCTTTACGATCATCATCGTCCTCTTAACCTACGGAAACTTCGTTTATCAATTTACGAGGCTCGGTTATTTCAAAAGACTTTTGCTTCATTCTCCGCCGGAACGGGAAACATTGGAACAAATCTATGCGGAGAATTCTCCCGCGCTCGCAGTTTTAGTTCCTTCTTACAAAGAGGAATTGGATATCGTTCGTGAAACCCTTCTTTCCGCGGCCCTCCAGGATTATCCGAATCGAAGAGTCGTATTGTTAATCGACGATCCTCCTCAGCCGAAACGTTATGAGGATTTCGAAGCGCTTCAAAAGATGCGCGAACTTCCTCGTGTCCTTCAAAAAGAATTCAACGATGCGGCTTCTCCTTTTCTTCACGCAAGAAAAGAATATTTAGACCGAAAACGTTCGCACAAATTCAAAGTCCTCAAAGAAACCGAAAGGCTCGTTCAACTCTATGAGAACGCTTCCTATTGGTTCCAAGAACGCATCGATGCGTACGACGATTCTTCCGTCAAAAAAGATCTGCCGGAGCATACGCGCCGTTTTATGAAGGAACGTTTCTTCCAAGAATGGTCCAACCTTCATTCCGAAAGAGCGTCCGAACTGCGGGAACTTTGGAACCGGGGTGGGGCCGATTCGGAAAGAATCGAACGAGAATACAACCGTCTGTCGTCCTTATTCTCCGTTCAATTTTCCACGTTCGAAAGAAAGAAGTATCTGAATCTTTCTCATCTTCCCAATAAGGCGATGAACTTGAACAGCTACATCGATCTCATGGGAAAAAAATGGAAAGAACGGGAAGAATCGCACGGAGTTCTTCTGGAAGAAGCTCACGGAAAACAATTCTCCTTTGAAATTCCCGCGGCCGATCTGTTGATTACGTTGGATGCGGACAGCGTTCTTTTACCGGACTATATTCTAAAATTGGCAAACGTTTTGGCTTCTCCTTCCATGGAAAGAATCGCGGTGGCTCAAACTCCGTATAGTTCCTTTCCGGGAGCGCCGAACTTATTGGAAAGAATGGCGGGCGCGACGACCGACATTCAATTTCAGATTCACCAAGGGTTTACTCATTGGCGTGCTACGTTTTGGGTCGGCGCAAACGCTATGCTTCGCTACAAAGCCCTTCTCGATATCAAAACCGTAACCAAAGAACGCGGTTATACGATCAGCAAATACATTCAAGACAATACCGTCATCGAAGACACGGAATCGAGCATCGATCTTTTGGATGTGAACTGGAATCTTTACAATTATCCGGAACGGCTCGCCTACAGCGCGACTCCTCCCGATTTCGGTTCTCTTTTGATTCAAAGAAGAAGATGGGCCAACGGCGGACTCATCATTCTTCCGAAACTTCTGCGTCACGTGTTTCAATGGCCTTGGCGATTCGCGAAATTCGCGGAAGCGTTCTTCCGAGTTCATTATCTCGGATCGATCGCCGCGGTGAACATCGGTCTTGTCATTCTTATGGGAACTCCGCTGGGAGAAGGAATCGAAACCTACTGGATCGCGGTTTCTTCCCTTCCGTATTTCTTTTTATACGGAATGGATCTCGTCGAAATGGAATACAAATGGAGCGACGTATTCCGTGTGTATGCGCTGAACCTTCTTTTAATTCCCGTAAACTTAGCCGGGGTTTTCATGTCGATCAACCAAGCGATCACCGGAAAACAGATTCCGTTCAGCAGAACTCCGAAAGTCATCGGAAGAACCGCGATGCCCGCTCTTTACGTGATCGCCGAATATTCTCTTTTGGCGCAGTTGTTGTTCGGGTTCGTTACGAACTTCATCCACAGAAACTGGGTTTATTCGATGTACAATTTAGGAAACGCGATTCTTTTAGGATATGCGATCGTAAAATTCATCGGACTCAAATCTTGTTGGGAAGACATTCTTCTCTCCATGTCCAAACAACCGGAGATCGTGGAAACGGTCGCTCATCTCGTCGAAAAGAGAGTGGCGATCGATCCCGAAGGCGCGATGATTTATACCGGCGAATCTTCGGAAAAAGATCCTATCTCTTCTTAA